Proteins encoded together in one Carya illinoinensis cultivar Pawnee chromosome 3, C.illinoinensisPawnee_v1, whole genome shotgun sequence window:
- the LOC122304956 gene encoding formin-like protein 5, with amino-acid sequence MTNHLLLESLQKGAPIRPTAPNRRIPPRLSTISQRAFASHPRAHLLGSVLQKGPIPPPGPNPKIPPRLSTISQRAFASHPSAHLLGSILKKGPIPPPGPNPKIPPRLSTISQRAFASHPMAHLLGSILQKGSIPPPGPNPEIPSRLSTISQRAFKSLSMANHLLLESLQKGVPISPSAPNPVIPPRLSTISQRAFTSHPRAHLLGTVLQKGHIPPSAPNPKFPRHISTISQNKN; translated from the coding sequence ATGACTAATCATTTGTTGTTGGAGTCATTGCAGAAGGGCGCTCCAATTAGGCCAACTGCGCCCAATCGGAGAATTCCACCTCGCCTTTCAACAATCAGTCAGAGGGCATTTGCAAGTCACCCAAGGGCTCATTTGCTCGGGTCAGTACTACAAAAGGGTCCTATTCCTCCACCTGGGCCTAATCCAAAAATTCCACCTCGCCTTTCAACAATCAGTCAGAGGGCATTTGCAAGTCACCCAAGCGCTCATTTGCTCGGGTCAATACTAAAAAAGGGTCCTATTCCTCCACCTGGGCCCAATCCAAAAATTCCACCTCGCCTTTCAACAATCAGTCAGAGGGCATTTGCAAGTCACCCAATGGCTCATTTGCTTGGGTCAATACTACAAAAGGGTTCTATTCCTCCACCTGGGCCTAATCCAGAAATTCCAAGTCGCCTTTCAACAATCAGCCAAAGGGCCTTTAAGAGTCTTTCCATGGCTAATCATTTGTTGTTGGAGTCATTGCAGAAGGGCGTTCCAATTAGTCCATCTGCTCCAAATCCGGTAATTCCACCTCGCCTTTCAACAATTAGTCAAAGGGCATTCACAAGTCACCCAAGGGCTCATTTGCTAGGGACAGTACTACAAAAGGGTCATATTCCTCCTTCTGCACCCAATCCAAAATTCCCACGTCACATTTCAACAATCagccaaaacaaaaactag